TGTGCTCCGCGCAATGCGACACGCCAAAGAGATCGGATGTCCAACAATCGGATGGAGCGGCTTTGGTGGGGGTGCCTTAGCAACGATTTGCGATGTGAATGTCATTGTCGATAGCGATCGCTACGGTCCCGTCGAGGATGTCCATCTAATCCTGAACCACGTCCTCCATGCATGGATTCAAGAAGAGTTCACATCGGATTGAATTGTAAATCGTCTTGACGCTTACCTTTGCCTTCGTGTATAATTGAATTAATCGTCAATTGTTTAAATTATTACCTAAAAAACATTTCAGAGTCAGAAACTGTGGAACCCGTAATCCAAACAGAGATACGGATAAGGGGTGATTTCCATGAGATGCAAAACACATTTTCCGGTTTACGCGCTTCTCTTTATCGGATGTCTTTTCACGACGGGCGATCTGTCCGCTCAGGACACCGCACAGGTCTACGTGATTGACATTCGGAACGAGATCGGGAGCGGACTCGGTACCTACATCAGTGATAGCATCCAAACAGCAGAGGAAGCGGGTGCCGATGCTATCGTTTTCGATGTGGATACGCCGGGAGGTCGGGTAGATTCCGCCGTAAACATCATCCGATCCATTCAGGATACACGTATTCCCACAATCGCTTTCGTCAATCGTCAGGCTATATCTGCCGGAGCGATGATCTCTATCGCTTGTAACCAGATCGTTATGACATCGGGTGGGACGATTGGGGATTCGGCACCTGTTAATATTCAAGGCGAGGAGGTCGGAGAAAAGGCTATCTCTTATATTCAGGGAACCATTCGGGCAACGGCAGAACGTGAGAATCGAAATCCCGATATCGCCGAAGCAATGGTAGACAAAGAACTCGTCCTCGTTAAACTTTCAGATGGTCAGATTATTAAACTGCTGCCCGAAGAATACGCCGCGCGTGAGGAAGAGGGCGAAGAGATGGAAATCCTCTGTGCCCAAGGGAAACTGCTCACCTTATCCACCCAACAAGCGTTAAAATACGGGTTCGCAGACGCACAAGCCGAAACGCTTCCGGAACTATTGACGCAATATGAGATTGTTGAGATTGATGGAACCAAACTACCCCTCACAGAAGCAGGCATCGCGCAACGAGAACAGGATCTTAGTGTTTCAGAAATCAATCGTCTCAAAACGTTAGCGGGAGCACGCATCACCGAGGTTGAGGCAACGCTTGCGGATAGAGTCGTTTTCTTTATCACAAATCCCCTCATCAGCTCGCTGCTCCTTTCATTGGGAATCCTCGGTATCTTCATAGAGATTCGCACCCCCGGCTTTGGTATCCCCGGATTCCTCGGTCTACTGTGTGTAGGGCTTTTCTTCGGCGGACACATGCTGACGAAAATCGGGGCAGAATGGGCATTCCTACTCTTCCTGCTCGGACTCGGACTCATCGCCTTGGAAGTCTTTGTAATCCCCGGCTTCGGTGTTGCTGGGATTCTCGGTATCACGCTGATGTTAGGGAGTATCTTCTTCGTTTTCGACAAGGCTTACGAGTTCCGTACAGCGGTGATGTGGCTCTCAATCTCTGTGATTCTGAGTGCCGGACTGGTGATTCTCGCCGCTTTTTATCTACCTGAGACGCAACTTTTCCGGCGGCTCGCTTTGTCAACAGTCATGGATACCCAGAGTGGGTACCATTCGTCGAGTACCGAGGATTTTCAGGCGTATCTCGGAAAATCCGGAACCGCTCTGACACCCCTGCGTCCCTCCGGAACAGCTCGAATCGCTAATAATAGGGTAGACGTCGTCACCGTCGGCGATTTTATCGCACAAGATAGCAACATCAAAGTCGTCAGCGTCGAAGGCCCTAAGGTTTTCGTAGAAGCCGTTGAAGAGGAATAAAAGCAGTTGACCGAACCGCAAGGAAACTTTAAAAAGCCTGCAACAACGGCGCAGGGTGTTTTTGCTTGGGTATTTCTGCGTATTGCTGGGGTGTTTCTTCAGATAGACGCAAAGGCACTTCCAAGGCACAATACACCTGAACGAACCGCAAGGAAAGTTTAAAAAATGGTGTGGTTTTTAATCTTTTTGATAGGCATTGGAATCCTATTAGTATTTATTGAGTTGCTCATCCTTCCAGGGTTTGGAGCAGCAGGTGTACCCGGGGGTCTCCTTATAGTGATAGGCATTGGGGTCGCTTGGTGGAAATTCGGATTCCAGATGGCGCTGACCTATGCCGGGGCAACCCTGGTCGGCGTTATCCCACTCGCGATTGTGGGACTATCGGTCATGCGCGCAACGCCTGCCGGTAATGCCTTTATCCTGCGGACGACGCAAAATAAGGCAGAAGGCTTCCACGCACCCCCATCCGAATTGGAAAGTTTAGTTGGGAAGTCCGGCAAGGCATTGACACCCCTACGTCCCGCAGGCGCTGCGTTGATTAGTGGACACCGTGTTGATATCGTCACACAAGGCGAATTTGTCCCTGCGGAGACCGAAGTCGAAGTGATTTTTGTGGAAGGCACTCGTGTCGTCGTCCGTAGTTTGCAATAGTCGTCAGTAATCAGCAACAAGGAAGTTATCAAGTGTACTAAAGTTAGGAAGTTAGAACTTCACAACTTTTCAACTTCGCAACTTCCTGACTACCGAAAACCGATAGTCATTTACAAATAGGTAGGAGACAGATATGGTCGATCTATTTACAGGGGGAATTGCCCTCGTTGTCCTAATCTTTATTATCGCGTTCTTCTGGTTCGTTCCCGTTGGACTGTGGATTGCCGCTGTCGCAGCGGGGGTTCCTCTCCGAATTTTTGACTTGGTCGGGATGCGCCTCAGACGCGTGAACCCTAATGTTATTGTGAAAGGATTAATCAGTGCCCACAAGGCTGGATTGAAGGTCGTAACCGCCGAATTAGAGGCGCATTACCTCGCCGGTGGCAATGTCCTCAATGTCGTGAGCGCGCTCATCGCCGCAGATAAAGCGAGAATTGAGTTGAATTTCCAACGCTCCGCCGCCATAGACTTGGCGGGACGGGATGTCTTTGAAGCGGTCCAGGTCAGCGTCAACCCTCGAGTGATTACAACACCGAGAATCAGCGCCCTCGCTTTAGATGGGGTTGAGTTGATAGCTACCGTCCGTATTACGGTGCGAACGAACATCAATCGGCTCGTCGGGGGTGCAGGTGAAGAGACAATCATCGCACGAGTCGGTGAGGGGATTATCAGCGCAATCGGTGCCTCTGAAACCTATGAAGATGTACTCGAAAATCCAGACATCATCTCGAAAACGGTACTCGATCGCGGACTCGACGCCGGCACTGCTTTTGAAATCCTTTCTATTGATATTGCTGATGTCAACGTTGGGAAAAATATCGGTGCGGAACTCCAAGCGGAGCAAGCCGAAGCGGACTTGGTCGTCGCACAAGCCAAGGCAGAAGAGCGTCGTGCGATGGCGGTCGCTCAGAAGCAGGAGATGACAGCAGGCGTCCAAGAGATGCGTGCGAAAGTCGTTGAAGCAGAAGCGCAAGTCCCGCGTTCTCTGGCGAATGCGTTTCGTGAAGGTAATTTGAACACTGACACAGAACAACAGTAGAAGGGTTGTCAGTTCGCCTGCTACGCAGGTTGTAGGGGCAGGTCTTGTGCCTGCCCGCAAATACTTTAACTGAGTACCGATAACCGATAACTGATAACCATTAAAACGGAGGAATCGTAAACATGGCACCAACAATGGTCGCAATTATTGCTGTCCTGCTTATCCTATTTATCATTATTATTAGTTGGCTCGTCCCGATCGGTCTCTGGATTACTGCCATTGCGGCAGGCGTGAAGGTTGGGATTTTTGACCTCGTTGCGATGCGTTTGCGACGGGTCCCACCCGCTGCAATTGTAGAACCCCAGATTAACGCAACAAAAGCCGGCTTAAATCTATCGCTTGACGATCTGGAAGCACATTTCCTTGCAGGCGGGCGCGTTGCAAGTGTCGTATCCGCACTGATCGCCGCAGATAAAGCCAACATCGATCTCGGTTTCGCGCAGGCCGCCGCAATCGATCTCGCAGGTCGTGATGTCTTGCAAGCCGTCCAGGTCAGCGTTACGCCTGAGATTATAGACATCCCCAGCAGAGAGGACGCTACCGCCGGTATCACTGCCGTTGCCCGCGATGGTATCCAGTTAATCGTGAAAGCGCGTGTTACCGTGAGAGCCGACATTGACCGACTCGTCGGCGGTGCCACCGAGGACACCATCCGTGCAAGGGTCGGTGAGGGAATTATCACAACGATCGGCTCCTCGGGAAGCCACAAGCAAGTCTTAGAAAACCCCGTGCGTATCTCAGAGACGGTGCTCGCAAAGGGCTTAGCCGCAGGAACCGCCTTTGAAATTCTGTCTATCGACATCGCCGATATAAATGTTGGTGAGAATGTCGGTGCCAAATTACAGACCGACCAAGCGCAAGCCGAACTCAAGATAGCACGTGCGAAAGCGGAAGAACGCCGCGCACGCGCAGAAGCGGAAGAGGAAGAGAATAAAGCGTTAGTCGAAGAAATGACCGTCAAACTGATTGAGGCTGAAGCGGAGGTGCCACTCGCAATCTCGGACACCTTTGATTCCCAGAGAATGAGTGTCATGACGTATTACGAACTCCGTAATATCCTTGCCGATACAGAGATGCGTCAATCGATCGCCTCACCGGGTGGCACGCAAGAGTTAGACACGACGCGATCAGCACACTCACTCGGACTTTCATAGATTTTTAGTTTATGGCTGCCTGGCCTGCTCCCCATTTCATTACGAGCAAGGTTTTGGTGAACAAATTATAGTAAAACTTAGAATTAAAAATACATTTTAATAATATTGGGATGCTGCGATCTCCGTAGGGGGTTTTTGCTTGGGTGTTTCTTCGTAGGTCTCCTCGCCCGCAAAAGAGTGTCTCATTAATTTTTGCCCTTACTATAAAGCAAAAAAGCAGCCCGTAAGCAGAGCGGAGGGGTGTTTTTGATAGGGGTTTTGCTTGGGGTTTTTGATAGGGTGTTTCTGCGTATTTCTGCGTATTTCTGCGTATTGCTTGGGCGTTTCCCCCTAGATATACGTCGAGTGACGTTATTCATCCAATTCAACTAACCGAACCGCAAGGAAACTTTAAAATATGGTGCAGAAATTAAAACAAAAAGGTAGTCCGTAAGCGTAGCGGAGGGCGGATATACGTCGAGTGACGTTATTCATCTAATTCAACTAACCGAACCGCAAGGAAACTTTAAAATATGGAAAGTATTATCCAGATGCTGGCACCGCTGCTTATCGTGCTACTGATATCCATCTTAAGCAACTCACGACGGCGGAAAGCGCAACAACGGAATGCAGAAAGAAAAGTGGAGGATCGTGCGATGCAGGAGAACGACGATGCCCCGCCGCCTTTCATGGAAGATTTCCCCTTCGAAACGCAACTGGAACAGATGATCTTGCAGCAGGACGAAGAAGAGAAGACCCCGCCGGTTACCGAGGAACCAGCACCCTCTGAACCGCAGAGCCCCGATCCGGTTGTTGAGACACCACAACCGCCGCCAGTGCCAGTGGACTCTCCGACCAGAACGCGATCTGTCCCGGGGACATCACTGCTGAATTTGTCGCCGCAAACTTTTCGTCAAGGCATCATCCTTTCGGAGATCCTGGGCCGTCCCAAATCCCGGAAGAAATCTGAACGATGATTGATGTACCAGTAATATAAGAGGGCTGATTTACCCTGATTATCGAAGGTCCCATCATCATGGTAATCAAACAAATCATAAAAATCTCGGTTATTTTTCTGCTGCTTGTGGGCTGTTCACACCGTCAGACACCTGTAGAACAGCAGGTCCGATCTCACCTTGAGTTCCCGCCTCATACCCGCCATCTCAAAGGGTTCAAAATCTGCTTAGATCCCGGACACGGCGGACAAGCACACGTTCCGGACTATAAACGGGGTCCAACGGGCGTTCGCGAAGCGGAGGCGAACTTACGCGTCGCTCTCCACCTCCGCGAGATGTTACAGAAAGCCGGGGCGACTGTCATTATGACGCGCCTTGATGATTCCTATGTGAGTCTGTCGAGACGCAGTCAAATTGCCAACGAAAACGATGCCGATTTCTTTATCTCACTTCACCATAACGGCATTGATAATCCGGAAGTTAACTACACCTCCACGTGGTATCACGGCGATGCAGACGACGCACGCCATAGCCTCGACCTCGCCCGGTATGTCCAGCAAGGGGTCTCCGACGCACTCCAATTGCCCACCTCTCCTGCATCCGGACTCTACTCAGATAAATTAATAACGGCTTCCGGCTTTGGGGTCTTACGACGCACCGACTGTCCAGCGGTTCTGTGTGAGGCATCTTTCCTCTCAAACCCAGAGGAAGAGACACGGCTAAAGAAAGACGACTATCTACGAAAAGAGGCATTCGGTTATTTTCTGGGGATCGCCCGTTACGTTGAAGGCGGATTTCCGAGGGGGGTTCTGATAGCACCTCAACAC
This genomic window from Candidatus Poribacteria bacterium contains:
- the floA gene encoding flotillin-like protein FloA (flotillin-like protein involved in membrane lipid rafts); translation: MVDLFTGGIALVVLIFIIAFFWFVPVGLWIAAVAAGVPLRIFDLVGMRLRRVNPNVIVKGLISAHKAGLKVVTAELEAHYLAGGNVLNVVSALIAADKARIELNFQRSAAIDLAGRDVFEAVQVSVNPRVITTPRISALALDGVELIATVRITVRTNINRLVGGAGEETIIARVGEGIISAIGASETYEDVLENPDIISKTVLDRGLDAGTAFEILSIDIADVNVGKNIGAELQAEQAEADLVVAQAKAEERRAMAVAQKQEMTAGVQEMRAKVVEAEAQVPRSLANAFREGNLNTDTEQQ
- the floA gene encoding flotillin-like protein FloA (flotillin-like protein involved in membrane lipid rafts) — protein: MAPTMVAIIAVLLILFIIIISWLVPIGLWITAIAAGVKVGIFDLVAMRLRRVPPAAIVEPQINATKAGLNLSLDDLEAHFLAGGRVASVVSALIAADKANIDLGFAQAAAIDLAGRDVLQAVQVSVTPEIIDIPSREDATAGITAVARDGIQLIVKARVTVRADIDRLVGGATEDTIRARVGEGIITTIGSSGSHKQVLENPVRISETVLAKGLAAGTAFEILSIDIADINVGENVGAKLQTDQAQAELKIARAKAEERRARAEAEEEENKALVEEMTVKLIEAEAEVPLAISDTFDSQRMSVMTYYELRNILADTEMRQSIASPGGTQELDTTRSAHSLGLS